A genomic window from Sulfurospirillum multivorans DSM 12446 includes:
- a CDS encoding sigma-54-dependent Fis family transcriptional regulator has protein sequence MDTICISPIKDCPRYQELRVLYEISVALKGSELGIEKAFETTLSLLKRHFYMDKSIYYALNDESNELEVLSSVGLSKRQELLATYKVGEGATGLCAQFLEPVVIENVHQNILFLNKSCSLKESEISYLAIPALSQNRLFGVLGVSLTQKSLSDIEEMVTILTITASLMAQSQQIYQTINDEKKRLKEEKLYYKEEILKQNEIIGHSAVIQSVLDIVGKVACTSSTILISGETGTGKELIAKAIHNYSLRKEKPYIKLNCAAIPENLLETELFGHERGAFTDAKEMRKGRFELADEGTLFLDEVGDLSLNLQAKLLRVLQEQEFERLGGTKTIKVDVRIVAATNRDIKEMVRQGSFREDLFYRLNVIPIHSPSLRDRGDDIILLSRYFLERFCRRHAKERSLMNDAETLLKAYNWPGNIRELENCMERIVLLAPSLHVNAHVLSSVLPAKTQVDIKVFETKADLEELERQTIIKVLKECSGIKIHAAKKLGISNRQIGYKIQKFEIGVEEYL, from the coding sequence GTGGATACAATTTGCATCAGCCCCATCAAAGATTGCCCACGTTATCAAGAGCTTCGGGTTTTATACGAAATCTCCGTCGCACTCAAAGGCAGTGAGCTTGGCATCGAAAAAGCGTTTGAAACAACACTCAGCCTGCTTAAACGGCACTTTTACATGGATAAAAGCATCTATTATGCGCTCAATGATGAGAGCAATGAACTTGAAGTCTTAAGTTCTGTGGGGCTCAGTAAACGGCAAGAACTCTTAGCGACCTATAAAGTGGGTGAAGGCGCTACGGGGTTATGTGCGCAATTTTTAGAGCCCGTTGTTATAGAAAACGTTCATCAAAACATCCTTTTTCTCAACAAAAGTTGCAGTCTTAAAGAGAGTGAAATTTCCTACCTTGCTATCCCCGCACTCTCTCAAAACAGACTTTTTGGTGTTTTGGGCGTGAGTTTGACACAAAAATCGCTCTCAGATATTGAAGAAATGGTTACCATCTTAACGATTACCGCCTCTTTGATGGCGCAATCACAGCAAATTTATCAGACGATCAATGATGAAAAAAAGCGCCTCAAAGAGGAAAAACTCTACTACAAAGAAGAGATACTCAAACAAAATGAGATCATCGGTCATAGCGCGGTGATTCAGAGTGTTTTGGACATTGTGGGCAAGGTGGCGTGTACGAGCTCCACCATCTTGATCAGCGGTGAAACGGGTACGGGCAAAGAACTTATCGCCAAAGCGATTCATAACTATAGCCTGCGCAAAGAAAAACCTTACATCAAACTCAACTGTGCTGCCATTCCTGAAAATCTTTTGGAGACCGAGCTGTTTGGGCACGAGAGAGGCGCTTTTACCGATGCGAAAGAGATGCGCAAAGGGCGTTTTGAGCTTGCCGATGAGGGAACGCTTTTTTTGGATGAAGTGGGCGATTTGAGTTTAAACCTTCAAGCCAAACTGTTGCGCGTGCTTCAAGAACAAGAGTTTGAAAGGCTGGGTGGAACCAAGACCATTAAAGTCGATGTGCGCATTGTGGCGGCAACAAACCGTGATATCAAAGAGATGGTGCGTCAAGGAAGTTTTAGGGAAGATCTTTTTTACAGGCTCAATGTGATTCCGATTCACTCCCCTTCTCTTCGTGATCGAGGCGATGATATCATTTTGCTTTCACGCTACTTTTTGGAACGATTTTGCAGGCGTCATGCCAAAGAGCGCTCGTTAATGAACGATGCGGAAACACTGCTTAAAGCGTACAATTGGCCGGGAAATATTCGTGAGCTTGAAAACTGTATGGAACGCATTGTTCTGCTCGCTCCCTCTTTACATGTAAACGCGCATGTCCTATCCTCCGTGCTTCCAGCAAAGACACAGGTCGATATCAAAGTCTTTGAAACGAAGGCAGATTTGGAGGAGTTGGAACGTCAGACGATTATTAAAGTATTGAAGGAGTGCAGTGGCATTAAGATTCATGCGGCAAAAAAACTGGGCATTAGCAACCGTCAAATTGGGTATAAAATCCAAAAATTTGAGATTGGTGTTGAAGAATATCTTTAA
- a CDS encoding pyridoxamine 5'-phosphate oxidase family protein, translated as MHTIRYTKRICTDEAIIKAFLNETRVGIVAMVDEQNMPYATPVNYVWYKGAVYFHGMGSGKKESILLQKPSVCFTLFHEYGTVVDPVPCHADTAYRSVIIFGVAEKVMDAEESALVLQKLLDKYTPHYYKHQLSGSLIEKYRSTHDGKAVSVFKIEPYELSAKENIAQESELFNKEALL; from the coding sequence ATGCACACAATTCGTTATACCAAAAGAATCTGTACCGATGAAGCGATTATTAAAGCCTTTTTAAACGAGACGCGTGTGGGCATTGTAGCGATGGTGGATGAGCAAAACATGCCTTACGCCACGCCTGTGAATTACGTGTGGTACAAGGGCGCGGTTTATTTCCATGGTATGGGAAGCGGTAAAAAAGAGAGTATTTTGCTTCAAAAACCCTCCGTCTGCTTTACCCTCTTCCATGAATACGGCACCGTTGTCGATCCCGTTCCCTGTCATGCCGATACGGCGTATCGCAGTGTGATCATTTTTGGTGTGGCTGAGAAAGTAATGGACGCCGAAGAGTCCGCTTTAGTACTTCAAAAATTGTTGGATAAATACACGCCACACTACTACAAGCACCAACTCTCGGGAAGTTTGATCGAAAAGTATCGCTCCACGCACGATGGCAAAGCGGTCTCTGTCTTTAAAATAGAACCTTATGAGCTCAGTGCAAAAGAAAACATTGCGCAAGAGAGTGAATTGTTTAATAAAGAGGCACTTTTGTGA
- the anfK gene encoding Fe-only nitrogenase subunit beta: MSCELRAKDRTGIINPIFTCQPCGAQYVSIGIKDCIAIVHGGQGCVMFVRMLFAQHFKDNFDIASSSLHEDSAVFGATGRVETAVDVLLMRYPDIKVIPIITTCSTEIIGDDIEGVITKLNNGLLKDKYEGREVHLVPVHTPSFKGSMVSGYDVAVESMLKAFAQKSGTPNGKINLITGWVNPGDVTALKHLLKMMEIDATVLFEIESFDSPLMPSGQCEVSHGDTTVEDMISTGDAIGTIALNRYEGGKAAKYLEKNFQVPSIIGPTPIGIRNTDTFLQHLKEMTGKPIPAALVKERGIALDAITDLAHMFLADKRVAIYGNADLVIGLAEFCIDMEMKPVLLLLGDDNSGYKKDARIKNLQSKVDFDMEIITNADLWELEDRIKNKGLKLDLIMGHSKGRFTAIDNNIPMVRVGFPTFDRAGLYRHPVVGYAGAIWLAEEIANTLFRDMEYKRNKEWLLNVW, from the coding sequence ATGTCATGTGAACTCAGAGCAAAAGATCGTACGGGTATTATTAACCCGATCTTTACATGTCAGCCGTGTGGCGCACAGTACGTGAGTATTGGCATCAAAGATTGTATCGCCATTGTTCACGGTGGACAAGGGTGCGTTATGTTTGTGCGGATGCTTTTTGCACAACATTTTAAAGATAACTTTGACATCGCCTCTTCGTCGTTACATGAAGACAGCGCTGTTTTTGGAGCAACGGGAAGGGTTGAAACGGCAGTCGATGTCCTCTTAATGCGCTACCCAGACATCAAAGTCATTCCGATCATTACGACTTGCTCAACGGAAATTATTGGCGATGATATCGAAGGTGTTATCACCAAGCTTAACAATGGGCTTTTAAAAGATAAATACGAAGGGCGCGAAGTGCATCTCGTTCCTGTACATACACCGAGTTTCAAAGGCAGTATGGTCAGTGGTTACGATGTTGCAGTCGAATCAATGCTCAAAGCCTTTGCACAAAAAAGTGGAACGCCCAATGGCAAGATCAATCTGATCACCGGTTGGGTCAATCCGGGCGATGTAACAGCCCTTAAACATCTTTTGAAAATGATGGAGATTGATGCGACGGTTCTGTTTGAAATTGAAAGCTTCGATTCACCGCTTATGCCAAGTGGTCAATGCGAAGTTTCTCATGGTGATACGACGGTTGAAGATATGATCAGCACGGGTGATGCCATTGGAACAATTGCACTCAATCGTTATGAAGGGGGAAAAGCGGCGAAATACTTGGAGAAAAATTTTCAAGTACCTTCAATCATAGGGCCAACGCCTATTGGGATTCGCAACACCGATACCTTTTTGCAACACCTTAAAGAGATGACGGGCAAGCCTATTCCTGCGGCATTGGTCAAAGAGCGCGGTATTGCCTTAGATGCGATTACCGATCTTGCACATATGTTCTTAGCGGACAAACGTGTGGCAATTTACGGCAATGCTGATCTTGTGATCGGTTTGGCGGAGTTTTGCATCGATATGGAGATGAAACCCGTACTCCTTCTTTTGGGAGATGACAACTCGGGCTATAAAAAAGATGCGCGCATCAAAAATCTTCAATCCAAAGTGGACTTTGATATGGAGATCATCACCAATGCCGACCTTTGGGAGCTTGAAGATCGCATTAAAAACAAGGGCTTAAAGCTTGATCTTATTATGGGGCACTCCAAAGGCAGATTTACCGCGATTGACAATAACATTCCGATGGTGCGCGTGGGCTTTCCAACGTTTGATCGAGCCGGTCTTTACCGTCACCCAGTTGTAGGCTATGCAGGGGCGATTTGGCTTGCGGAAGAGATCGCCAATACGCTCTTTCGTGATATGGAATACAAACGAAACAAAGAGTGGTTACTCAACGTTTGGTAG
- the anfG gene encoding Fe-only nitrogenase subunit delta, with product MSDEKVNMQIQSTQSARIMQMEDYIMKHCLWQFHSRSWDRERQNEGVLSKTKQLLCDEEVAKETPEDRCYWVDALSLTEAFRARFSWFAEMDKESIKVLIEKLKERIDYVTISGSLNKELTVARY from the coding sequence ATGAGCGATGAAAAAGTAAATATGCAAATACAATCGACACAAAGTGCTCGAATCATGCAGATGGAAGATTATATTATGAAACATTGCCTTTGGCAGTTTCACTCAAGATCGTGGGATAGAGAGAGGCAAAACGAAGGGGTTTTGAGTAAAACAAAGCAACTTTTATGCGATGAAGAAGTGGCGAAAGAGACACCCGAAGATCGTTGTTATTGGGTTGATGCCCTCTCGTTGACTGAAGCCTTTAGAGCGCGTTTTTCTTGGTTTGCGGAAATGGATAAAGAGAGTATCAAGGTGCTGATAGAGAAGCTTAAAGAACGTATTGACTACGTCACGATTAGCGGTTCGCTCAATAAAGAGCTGACAGTTGCACGATACTAA
- the anfD gene encoding nitrogenase iron-iron protein, alpha chain, with protein sequence MPHHEFECSSCIPERKSHAVVKGEGEDLTSCLPEGHLLTIPGTISERGCAYCGAKHVIGTPMKDAIHMSHGPVGCTYDTWHTKRYISDNDNFQLKYTYATDMKESHVVFGGGDLLKKNIIEAFKAHPTINRMTVYQTCASALIGDDMEAIARDVLKEMPDKDIFVCNSPGFAGPSQSGGHHKINIAWIHEKVGTVEPKITSDYVINYVGDYNIQGDCEIMCDYFKRMGIQVLSSFTGNGSYDELRSMHGAHLNVLECARSAEYICNELRVKYGIPRLDIDGFGFEPLSDSLMKVARFFGLEDRAQAIIDEETARWKPELDWYKKRLTGVKVCLWPGGSKLWHWANVIHEEMGVEVVSLYTKFGHQGDMEKGVARAQPGTLAIDDPNELEGIEAMDKLKPDVIFTGMRPGEVAKKRRVQYLNAHAYHNGPYKGYEGWVRFARDIYNAAFSPIHQLSGIDISRDPIATDKGFMTRKMISDVKLIPEEANVEGERPYTGDFDCVTKLRGKVYDPELSRNHEQAAV encoded by the coding sequence ATGCCACATCATGAATTTGAATGCAGTTCCTGCATTCCGGAGCGAAAGTCACATGCGGTTGTGAAAGGTGAAGGCGAGGATTTGACCTCATGTCTTCCAGAAGGACATCTTCTGACCATCCCCGGAACCATTTCGGAGCGAGGATGTGCTTATTGTGGCGCCAAACACGTTATTGGCACTCCTATGAAAGATGCGATTCATATGAGTCATGGCCCTGTGGGATGTACGTATGATACATGGCACACCAAACGTTACATCAGCGACAACGACAACTTTCAGCTCAAATACACCTATGCCACTGATATGAAAGAGTCTCATGTCGTTTTTGGTGGCGGCGATTTGCTCAAAAAGAACATTATCGAAGCCTTCAAAGCGCACCCGACGATCAACCGTATGACCGTGTATCAAACCTGCGCGTCAGCGTTGATTGGGGACGATATGGAAGCGATCGCACGAGATGTGCTCAAAGAGATGCCTGATAAAGACATTTTTGTCTGTAACTCGCCAGGTTTTGCGGGTCCTAGCCAATCAGGCGGGCATCATAAGATCAACATTGCGTGGATTCATGAAAAAGTAGGAACCGTTGAGCCCAAAATTACGAGTGATTATGTCATCAACTACGTCGGTGATTATAACATTCAAGGCGATTGTGAAATCATGTGCGACTACTTCAAACGCATGGGCATTCAAGTGCTCTCAAGCTTTACGGGCAATGGATCGTATGATGAGCTTAGAAGCATGCACGGAGCGCATTTAAATGTCCTTGAGTGCGCACGTTCGGCTGAGTATATCTGCAACGAACTTCGCGTAAAGTATGGTATTCCACGACTTGATATCGATGGATTTGGGTTTGAGCCACTTTCCGATTCATTGATGAAAGTAGCACGCTTCTTTGGACTTGAAGATCGCGCACAAGCGATTATTGATGAAGAGACCGCACGTTGGAAGCCTGAGCTTGATTGGTACAAAAAACGTCTGACGGGTGTCAAAGTATGTTTGTGGCCTGGAGGGTCAAAACTGTGGCATTGGGCGAATGTGATTCATGAAGAGATGGGCGTTGAAGTTGTCTCCTTGTACACCAAATTTGGGCACCAAGGTGATATGGAAAAAGGCGTAGCACGAGCCCAACCCGGCACACTTGCCATTGATGATCCGAACGAGCTTGAAGGCATCGAAGCGATGGATAAGCTCAAACCCGATGTCATCTTCACGGGTATGCGCCCTGGAGAAGTGGCTAAAAAACGTCGGGTTCAATACCTCAATGCCCACGCCTATCATAATGGACCGTACAAAGGGTATGAGGGGTGGGTTCGCTTTGCGCGTGATATTTACAATGCTGCGTTCTCTCCGATTCATCAGCTCTCAGGCATTGACATCAGCAGAGACCCGATTGCGACGGATAAAGGCTTTATGACACGCAAAATGATCTCCGATGTAAAATTGATACCAGAAGAAGCGAATGTGGAGGGAGAGAGACCGTACACGGGTGATTTTGATTGTGTGACGAAACTTCGAGGTAAAGTGTATGACCCCGAATTGTCTCGTAATCACGAGCAAGCAGCGGTTTAA
- the cysE gene encoding serine O-acetyltransferase codes for MNSVSLWEKIKEDFSQPILHDPAINSKVELFFNYPGVWALANYRIAHALHVKGFKTLARALMGISQIITNTDIHPACTIGRRVFIDHAFGVVIGETAIVGDDVLIYQGVTLGGVSLERGVKRHPTIGNHTVIGSGAKILGDITIGENCRIGSNSVVVKSIPDDSTAVGLPARIIDKGRDKNPMAHNKIPDINKELFIYMFKRIKILEEAVLTTNKDLKIKDDELEAIYKCYLESVKE; via the coding sequence ATGAACTCTGTCTCCTTGTGGGAAAAAATTAAAGAAGATTTTTCCCAACCGATTCTGCATGACCCCGCTATCAACTCGAAAGTAGAGCTTTTTTTTAACTACCCAGGGGTTTGGGCTTTGGCTAATTACCGCATTGCGCATGCGTTACATGTAAAGGGTTTTAAAACGCTTGCGCGCGCACTCATGGGCATTTCGCAGATTATCACTAACACTGACATTCACCCTGCGTGCACCATTGGTCGCCGTGTCTTTATCGATCATGCGTTTGGTGTCGTCATCGGTGAGACGGCGATTGTGGGTGATGATGTTTTGATTTATCAAGGCGTTACACTTGGTGGTGTGAGTCTAGAGCGTGGCGTTAAACGTCATCCAACCATTGGCAATCATACGGTTATTGGCTCAGGTGCTAAAATCTTAGGCGATATTACCATCGGTGAAAACTGCCGTATTGGTTCTAATTCCGTTGTGGTCAAAAGCATCCCCGATGACTCAACAGCGGTGGGTTTGCCTGCTCGTATCATTGATAAAGGGCGCGACAAAAACCCTATGGCACACAACAAAATCCCCGACATCAACAAAGAGCTTTTCATCTATATGTTCAAACGCATCAAGATTTTAGAAGAAGCGGTCTTAACCACCAACAAAGATCTCAAAATCAAAGATGACGAACTTGAAGCCATTTATAAATGCTATTTAGAATCCGTTAAAGAGTAA
- the speA gene encoding biosynthetic arginine decarboxylase: protein MDYGIKTWGNDNFFIEDGKVKVNTGCEPSLIEIIQEIRKDGIRGPILLRFPHLIQKQIRMIYKSFADAKKEFGYEGNFSAVYPLKVNQFPNFVKNLVTLGQKYHYGLEAGSKAELILAMAYNNPDAPITVNGFKDNEMISLGFIAAEMGHNITLTIEGLNELESIISIAKDRFGCVPNIGLRIRLHSSGIGIWAKSGGINSKFGLTSTELLEAVNMLRDANLLEKFTMIHFHIGSQITDIAPLKKALREAGNIYAELCRMGATHLRAINLGGGLAVEYSQHKTTLHKNYTLSEYANDVVYLLKDIATQKGVHEPDIFIESGRFVAAHHAVLIAPVLELFSQEYTDQKLRPKEINPPLVQELYDLLGTMNRKNALEFLHDSIDHMESLLTLFDLGYIDLQDRSNTEILVNLIIKKAVGLVADKKLSEILDIQDRVQERYLVNFSLFQSLPDFWGIGQTFPVMPLDRLDEVPTRSASLWDITCDSDGEIGFNTETPLFLHDVDIKNRDYFLGFFLVGAYQEVLGMKHNLFTHPTEATIIIDDDGYAIENILESQSISDILEDLDYDIKEVQENLNDRIEASDIISEKEKKHILGEIYLFLNDNGYLKTINNEDNSQ from the coding sequence TTGGACTACGGAATCAAAACATGGGGAAACGATAACTTTTTTATCGAAGACGGTAAGGTAAAAGTGAACACAGGCTGTGAGCCTTCTTTGATAGAGATCATTCAAGAGATACGCAAAGATGGTATCCGTGGTCCTATTTTACTTCGATTTCCACATCTGATTCAAAAACAGATCCGTATGATTTACAAAAGTTTTGCTGATGCAAAAAAAGAGTTTGGATACGAAGGCAATTTTAGTGCGGTCTACCCTCTTAAGGTCAATCAATTTCCCAATTTTGTCAAAAACCTTGTCACTTTAGGGCAAAAATATCATTATGGGCTAGAAGCTGGTAGTAAAGCAGAGCTGATTTTAGCAATGGCGTACAACAATCCAGATGCTCCGATCACCGTGAATGGTTTTAAAGACAATGAAATGATCTCGTTAGGGTTTATTGCCGCAGAGATGGGTCATAACATCACGCTTACGATTGAAGGGCTGAATGAGCTTGAGAGTATTATCTCTATTGCTAAAGATCGTTTTGGATGTGTGCCTAATATTGGTTTGCGCATTCGTCTTCATAGCTCAGGCATTGGTATTTGGGCGAAGAGTGGCGGCATTAACTCCAAGTTTGGTTTGACTTCTACCGAGCTTTTAGAAGCGGTTAATATGCTTCGTGATGCCAATTTGCTTGAAAAATTTACGATGATTCATTTTCATATCGGATCGCAAATTACCGACATTGCTCCTTTGAAAAAAGCACTTAGGGAAGCGGGGAATATTTACGCCGAACTCTGTCGCATGGGTGCAACCCATCTTCGAGCGATCAATCTAGGCGGCGGTTTGGCGGTTGAATACTCTCAACATAAAACAACGTTACATAAAAACTATACCTTAAGCGAGTATGCCAACGATGTTGTCTATCTGCTCAAAGATATTGCAACCCAAAAAGGGGTTCATGAACCTGACATTTTCATCGAATCAGGACGTTTTGTCGCCGCTCACCATGCCGTACTTATTGCGCCTGTTTTGGAGCTCTTCTCGCAAGAGTACACCGATCAAAAACTCAGACCCAAAGAGATCAATCCTCCTCTTGTGCAAGAACTGTACGATCTTTTAGGTACGATGAACCGTAAAAATGCGCTTGAATTTTTACACGATAGTATCGATCACATGGAGTCATTATTGACCCTATTTGATTTGGGGTATATTGACCTTCAAGATCGCTCCAATACGGAGATTTTGGTTAATCTGATCATCAAAAAAGCGGTCGGTTTGGTTGCCGATAAAAAACTCAGTGAGATACTAGACATTCAAGATCGTGTGCAAGAGCGCTACTTGGTTAACTTCTCACTCTTCCAGAGTTTGCCTGATTTTTGGGGTATTGGTCAAACGTTTCCTGTTATGCCTTTGGATCGTTTGGATGAAGTCCCAACACGTTCAGCCTCTTTGTGGGACATCACGTGCGATAGCGATGGCGAGATAGGTTTTAACACCGAAACACCACTTTTCTTGCACGATGTTGACATTAAAAACCGTGACTATTTCTTAGGCTTTTTCTTAGTGGGGGCTTATCAAGAAGTATTGGGTATGAAACACAACCTCTTTACTCATCCAACTGAGGCTACTATTATTATCGACGACGATGGCTATGCGATTGAAAATATCTTGGAATCGCAAAGCATTAGTGATATTTTAGAAGATCTTGATTACGACATTAAAGAGGTTCAAGAAAATCTTAATGATCGCATTGAGGCGTCTGACATCATCAGTGAAAAAGAGAAAAAACACATTTTAGGTGAGATTTACCTCTTCTTAAATGACAACGGCTATCTTAAAACGATTAACAATGAGGATAATTCGCAATGA
- the hisS gene encoding histidine--tRNA ligase, which produces MINALRGMKDTLSPHSEIYLYMIKTCSRIAEQYGFSFVETPILEETALFKRSVGESSDIVGKEMYQFIDKGENDVCLRPEGTAGVVRAFIQQKYDKAGEKRRFFYHGPMFRYERPQKGRLRQFHQFGAESFGESDVREDATIILMLKAMFEALGIGFTLEINSLGCPSCMPQYRTTLVQFLETREGLCEDCERRKLTNPIRVLDCKNEHCKVLLADAPLIIDHLCVTCKDDFATLKSILDQFGVAYMVNPKLVRGLDYYSKTAFEFVSNEIGAQSAIAGGGRYDRLVEFLDGKATPAVGFAMGIERLMELVKMPETGREGYYIAALCDEAKEIVFKLVDEKRKTEKVLTSYESKSLKNHLKIADKLYVKFCVCIGEDELAKQSVWVKDLESKEEKIINMAHF; this is translated from the coding sequence ATGATTAATGCTTTACGTGGAATGAAAGATACCCTCTCGCCACACAGTGAAATATATCTTTATATGATTAAAACCTGTTCACGCATTGCGGAGCAGTATGGCTTTTCGTTTGTCGAGACGCCTATTTTAGAAGAGACCGCACTTTTTAAACGCAGTGTGGGTGAGAGCAGTGATATTGTCGGTAAAGAGATGTATCAGTTCATCGACAAAGGTGAAAACGACGTCTGCTTGCGCCCTGAAGGTACGGCAGGAGTTGTACGAGCGTTTATTCAGCAAAAATACGACAAAGCGGGTGAAAAACGACGCTTCTTTTACCATGGACCGATGTTTCGCTATGAAAGGCCTCAAAAAGGTCGCTTGAGACAATTTCACCAATTTGGTGCGGAGAGTTTTGGCGAAAGCGATGTCAGAGAAGATGCAACGATTATCTTGATGCTTAAAGCGATGTTTGAAGCGCTTGGCATTGGGTTTACACTGGAAATCAACTCTTTGGGCTGCCCTTCGTGTATGCCTCAGTACCGCACAACACTGGTTCAATTTTTAGAGACGCGTGAGGGTTTATGCGAAGATTGTGAAAGACGAAAACTGACCAATCCGATTCGCGTGCTGGATTGTAAAAACGAACACTGTAAAGTTTTGCTTGCGGATGCACCACTTATAATTGATCATTTATGCGTTACATGTAAAGATGATTTTGCAACATTAAAGTCAATTTTAGACCAATTTGGCGTTGCTTACATGGTCAATCCAAAGCTGGTTCGTGGGCTTGATTATTACTCCAAAACGGCGTTTGAATTTGTAAGCAATGAAATTGGGGCGCAAAGTGCTATCGCTGGCGGTGGCAGATACGATCGTTTGGTGGAGTTTTTAGATGGTAAGGCAACGCCTGCTGTTGGCTTTGCAATGGGCATCGAGCGTTTGATGGAACTGGTCAAGATGCCTGAAACTGGACGTGAGGGCTACTACATCGCTGCACTTTGCGATGAGGCGAAAGAGATCGTCTTTAAGTTAGTTGATGAAAAACGCAAAACGGAGAAAGTTTTGACCTCGTATGAGTCAAAATCACTTAAAAATCATCTTAAAATCGCCGATAAATTATATGTAAAATTTTGTGTATGTATTGGTGAAGACGAGCTTGCGAAGCAGAGTGTTTGGGTGAAAGATCTTGAGAGTAAAGAAGAAAAAATTATCAATATGGCACATTTTTAA
- the tmk gene encoding dTMP kinase: protein MYVIFEGIDTTGKSTQVALFAERYKTVLATKEPGGTPTGLKFREMLLGGALKSSFNAELFLFLADRALHYDRVVKPARNERLVISDRGFLSGIAYACANHAEVDGELLLAMNRLALQESYPEKIVLFLTNKTLMSERMGAKEHDAIEERGVSYLLRIQDIMRRVVKTLPIQVLEVDASHEIEMIYKQIEDFLND, encoded by the coding sequence ATGTATGTGATTTTCGAAGGCATTGATACAACGGGTAAAAGTACCCAAGTGGCACTGTTTGCTGAGCGTTATAAAACAGTCTTAGCGACCAAAGAGCCCGGTGGAACGCCCACAGGCTTGAAATTTCGTGAAATGTTATTGGGTGGAGCGCTGAAAAGCTCTTTTAACGCAGAGCTTTTTTTGTTTTTAGCTGATCGGGCTTTGCATTACGACCGTGTTGTCAAACCTGCGCGCAATGAGCGCTTGGTCATCAGCGATCGTGGCTTTTTATCGGGGATTGCGTATGCGTGTGCCAATCATGCAGAGGTGGATGGCGAGTTATTGCTTGCGATGAACCGCTTAGCCCTACAAGAGTCTTACCCTGAAAAAATCGTACTTTTTCTCACAAATAAGACACTGATGAGTGAACGCATGGGCGCAAAAGAGCACGATGCCATTGAAGAGCGCGGTGTAAGCTATTTGTTACGGATTCAAGATATAATGCGTCGCGTTGTTAAAACCTTGCCGATTCAGGTCTTGGAAGTCGATGCTTCACACGAAATTGAGATGATTTATAAACAGATTGAGGATTTTTTAAATGATTAA